A region of Streptomyces sp. NBC_01264 DNA encodes the following proteins:
- the idi gene encoding isopentenyl-diphosphate Delta-isomerase codes for MPTTPTTAANSATTGTGAQEPIMLELVDESGNTIGTAEKLSAHQAPGQLHRAFSVFLFDEQGRMLLQQRALGKYHSPGVWSNTCCGHPYPGESPFAAAARRTHEELGLSPSLLAEAGTVRYNHPDPASGLVEQEYNHLFVGLAQRSVRPDPEEIADTAFVTAEELAKRHAEVPFSAWFMTVLDAARPAIRELTGDAAGW; via the coding sequence ATGCCGACCACACCAACCACCGCCGCGAACAGCGCGACCACCGGCACCGGCGCTCAAGAACCGATCATGCTCGAACTGGTCGACGAGTCCGGCAACACCATCGGTACGGCGGAGAAGCTCTCCGCCCACCAGGCCCCCGGTCAGCTGCACCGGGCGTTCTCGGTGTTCCTCTTCGACGAGCAGGGCCGGATGCTGCTCCAGCAGCGCGCCCTCGGGAAGTACCACTCCCCCGGTGTCTGGTCGAACACGTGCTGCGGCCACCCCTACCCCGGGGAGTCGCCGTTCGCGGCGGCGGCGCGGCGGACCCACGAGGAGCTGGGGCTGTCGCCCTCGCTGCTCGCGGAGGCGGGGACGGTCCGCTACAACCATCCGGATCCGGCGTCGGGGCTGGTGGAGCAGGAGTACAACCACCTGTTCGTGGGACTCGCGCAGCGGTCGGTGCGGCCCGATCCGGAGGAGATCGCGGACACCGCCTTCGTGACCGCGGAGGAACTCGCGAAGCGGCACGCCGAGGTCCCGTTCTCGGCCTGGTTCATGACCGTGCTGGACGCGGCCCGGCCCGCGATCCGCGAGCTGACGGGCGACGCGGCGGGCTGGTAG